The following coding sequences are from one Virgibacillus necropolis window:
- the secA gene encoding preprotein translocase subunit SecA, whose translation MPGLLTKIFGDGNQKQLNRLQKIVDKIEVLEPEFEKLADTDFHKKTEEFKERYRNGETLDDMLVEAFAVVREASKRVLKMRPFPVQLMGAIALHQGNIAEMKTGEGKTLASTMPAYLNAISEKGVHIITVNDYLAERDAKEMGELYQFLGLTVGLNGNGLTKDEKRDSYYCDITYGTNNEFGFDYLRDNMVLYKEQMVQRPLNFAIIDEVDSILIDEARTPLIISGSAEKSASMYQRANGFVTTLQNETDYTYDVKTKGVQLTEEGINKAERYFTIENLFDLNNVSLTHHINQALKAKASMHRDTDYVVEEGEVVIVDQFTGRLMKGRRYSDGLHQAIEAKEGLQIQNESMTLASITFQNFFRMYQKLSGMTGTAKTEEEEFRNIYAMDVIAIPTNQSIVRDDKADMIYKSMEGKFHAVVADIKERYENGQPVLVGTVAVETSELIAQLLKKAGVKHNVLNAKNHYREAEIIENAGQPGSVTIATNMAGRGTDIKLGEGVIERGGLAVIGTERHESRRIDNQLRGRSGRQGDPGMTQFFLSMEDELMRRFGSDNLRNMMERLGMDDSQPLESKMVSRAVESAQKRVEGNNFDARKTVLSYDDVLRQQREIIYKQRFDVIDSENLREIIEEMIKSTVERVVKSHMFEDEENQELSSIIDYLHGNLLDVEDISLSDIEGKDTDEIIEVIMDKVKVKYDQKEVELTSEQMREFEKVILLRTVDSKWMDHIDQMDQLRQGIHLRAYGQNDPLQEYQAEGFAMFEQMVISIEEEVSKYVMKAQIRENLQRQEVAKNTQAVSGGDDSDGKKKSKKPYIKKEDIGRNEPCPCGSGKKYKNCHGK comes from the coding sequence ATGCCTGGACTATTAACAAAAATTTTTGGTGATGGTAACCAAAAACAACTTAATCGCCTGCAAAAGATTGTAGATAAAATCGAAGTATTGGAACCAGAATTTGAAAAATTAGCAGATACAGATTTTCATAAAAAAACAGAAGAATTTAAGGAACGATATAGAAATGGTGAAACCCTTGATGATATGCTAGTTGAGGCATTTGCTGTCGTACGGGAAGCTTCAAAACGTGTCTTAAAAATGCGTCCATTTCCTGTACAGTTGATGGGTGCAATTGCATTACATCAAGGTAATATTGCTGAGATGAAAACAGGGGAAGGTAAAACATTAGCTTCTACCATGCCAGCCTATTTAAATGCAATTTCTGAAAAAGGTGTACACATTATCACTGTCAATGATTATCTAGCAGAACGTGATGCGAAAGAAATGGGTGAACTATACCAATTTCTTGGCCTAACAGTAGGGCTAAATGGTAATGGGTTAACAAAAGATGAAAAACGTGATTCCTATTACTGTGATATCACGTATGGAACAAATAACGAGTTTGGATTTGATTATTTACGCGATAATATGGTGCTTTATAAAGAGCAGATGGTACAACGACCACTCAATTTCGCAATTATAGATGAGGTCGATTCGATTTTAATTGATGAAGCTAGAACACCATTAATTATTTCAGGTAGTGCAGAGAAGTCAGCATCGATGTATCAACGAGCAAATGGCTTTGTGACCACATTACAAAATGAAACAGACTATACGTATGATGTGAAAACAAAAGGTGTTCAGCTAACTGAGGAAGGTATCAACAAAGCTGAGCGTTATTTTACGATTGAAAATCTATTTGATCTAAATAATGTTTCATTAACGCATCATATTAATCAAGCTTTAAAAGCAAAAGCATCGATGCACCGTGATACAGATTATGTAGTTGAAGAAGGCGAAGTAGTTATTGTTGACCAATTTACTGGACGTTTAATGAAAGGTCGTCGGTACAGCGATGGATTACACCAAGCTATCGAGGCAAAAGAAGGTCTACAAATTCAAAACGAAAGCATGACACTCGCATCGATAACATTCCAAAACTTCTTTAGAATGTATCAAAAATTATCTGGCATGACTGGTACAGCCAAAACAGAAGAAGAAGAATTCCGTAATATTTATGCAATGGATGTAATTGCCATCCCGACCAATCAATCTATCGTACGTGACGATAAAGCTGACATGATTTACAAGTCAATGGAAGGTAAATTCCATGCTGTTGTAGCTGACATTAAGGAACGTTATGAAAATGGCCAACCTGTGTTGGTAGGTACGGTAGCGGTAGAAACCTCCGAGTTAATTGCCCAGTTACTGAAAAAAGCTGGTGTGAAACATAACGTATTAAATGCCAAAAACCACTATCGTGAAGCGGAAATCATTGAAAACGCTGGGCAGCCGGGTTCAGTAACGATTGCCACAAACATGGCTGGTCGTGGTACAGACATCAAATTAGGTGAAGGTGTAATAGAACGTGGTGGTTTAGCGGTAATTGGTACAGAACGTCATGAATCAAGACGTATAGATAATCAGTTACGTGGTCGTTCTGGGCGTCAAGGTGATCCTGGTATGACCCAATTTTTCCTATCGATGGAAGACGAATTAATGCGTCGTTTTGGTTCGGATAATTTACGAAATATGATGGAACGTCTTGGAATGGACGATTCCCAACCACTTGAAAGTAAAATGGTTTCACGTGCTGTGGAATCAGCGCAAAAACGCGTGGAAGGAAATAACTTTGATGCGCGTAAAACAGTCTTGTCCTATGACGACGTCCTTCGTCAGCAACGCGAAATTATTTACAAACAGCGTTTTGATGTAATTGATTCCGAAAACCTACGTGAGATTATTGAAGAAATGATTAAATCTACTGTTGAGCGTGTTGTGAAATCGCACATGTTTGAAGATGAGGAAAATCAAGAACTTTCTTCTATCATTGATTACTTACATGGAAACTTGCTAGATGTCGAGGATATTTCCTTATCTGATATTGAAGGAAAAGATACGGATGAAATTATAGAAGTTATCATGGATAAGGTGAAGGTTAAATATGATCAAAAAGAAGTAGAATTAACATCAGAGCAAATGCGAGAATTTGAAAAGGTTATTCTACTCCGTACGGTTGATTCCAAATGGATGGATCACATTGACCAAATGGATCAGCTTAGACAAGGAATTCATCTTCGTGCATATGGACAAAATGATCCATTACAAGAATATCAAGCAGAAGGATTCGCGATGTTCGAACAAATGGTAATTTCTATTGAAGAAGAAGTATCAAAATACGTGATGAAAGCACAAATTCGTGAAAACCTCCAACGTCAAGAGGTAGCAAAGAATACGCAAGCAGTTTCAGGCGGCGATGATAGTGATGGTAAGAAAAAATCTAAAAAGCCGTATATTAAAAAGGAAGACATCGGAAGAAATGAACCGTGTCCTTGTGGTAGTGGGAAAAAGTATAAAAATTGCCACGGAAAATAA
- the prfB gene encoding peptide chain release factor 2 (programmed frameshift), which produces MELAEIKNELDKMNTRIEDFRGSLDLDVKRSQIKERELEMTAPDFWDDPQTAQKVINETNGIKEYVTSFEGLEERLENIEVSYELVKEEQDQELFQELEKELAAFRTDINNFELQMLLSDPYDANNALLELHPGAGGTESQDWASMLLRMYQRWAESKNFKVETLDYLPGDEAGIKSVTLNIKGHNAYGYLKAEKGVHRLVRISPFDSSGRRHTSFASCDVMPEFGDDVEVDIKTEDIKVDTYRASGAGGQHVNTTDSAIRITHLPTNVIVTCQSERSQIKNRATAMKMLKSKLYQLELEKQQQELDEIRGEQKEIGWGSQIRSYVFHPYSMVKDHRTNLDVGNVQGVMDGNVDPFIDAFLRSQINN; this is translated from the exons ATGGAACTAGCAGAAATTAAAAATGAGTTAGATAAAATGAATACACGAATAGAAGACTTTAGGGGGTCCCTT GACTTAGATGTTAAAAGAAGCCAAATAAAAGAGCGTGAACTAGAAATGACAGCTCCTGATTTTTGGGATGATCCACAGACAGCACAGAAAGTTATAAATGAGACGAACGGAATAAAGGAGTATGTTACCAGTTTTGAAGGATTAGAAGAACGCCTTGAGAATATAGAAGTTAGTTATGAATTAGTAAAGGAAGAACAAGATCAGGAACTTTTCCAGGAACTAGAAAAGGAATTAGCAGCGTTTCGCACAGACATAAACAATTTTGAATTACAAATGCTTTTAAGTGATCCATACGACGCAAATAATGCATTGTTGGAATTGCATCCAGGTGCAGGTGGTACCGAATCACAGGACTGGGCGAGTATGTTGCTTCGAATGTACCAAAGATGGGCCGAATCGAAAAATTTCAAGGTAGAGACCCTTGACTATTTACCTGGGGATGAAGCTGGTATTAAAAGTGTTACGTTAAATATTAAGGGCCATAATGCTTATGGATATTTAAAAGCGGAAAAGGGTGTCCATCGCCTGGTGCGTATTTCCCCATTTGATTCATCTGGGCGTAGACATACATCATTTGCTTCTTGTGATGTAATGCCCGAATTTGGTGATGATGTGGAAGTAGATATTAAAACAGAGGATATAAAGGTTGATACCTATCGAGCAAGTGGAGCTGGAGGACAACATGTTAACACGACCGACTCCGCAATACGGATAACACATTTACCAACGAATGTAATCGTTACATGTCAATCGGAGCGTTCGCAAATTAAAAACCGCGCAACTGCAATGAAAATGCTTAAATCGAAATTATATCAACTTGAACTGGAAAAGCAGCAACAAGAACTAGATGAAATTCGTGGTGAACAAAAAGAAATTGGGTGGGGAAGTCAAATTCGTTCGTATGTTTTTCATCCGTATTCTATGGTGAAGGACCATCGAACAAACCTTGATGTTGGTAATGTACAAGGTGTAATGGACGGGAATGTTGATCCGTTTATTGATGCATTTCTTCGCTCACAAATAAATAACTAA